The Solibacillus sp. FSL W7-1464 genome contains a region encoding:
- the rimP gene encoding ribosome maturation factor RimP, whose translation MSKVTSIIEELVTPIVEELDLELVDIEFVKEGRDWFLRIYVDTPEGGIDILQCAQVSERLSEKLDENDPIEQNYYLEVSSPGAERPLKKQQDFEKAIGKYIYVKTYEPVKDLKEFYGYLRAYTDEFLEIEFRIKTRKVTVQIEKEKIAQARLAIDFSDKQI comes from the coding sequence ATGAGCAAAGTTACGTCGATCATTGAAGAGCTAGTGACACCGATCGTGGAAGAGCTTGATTTGGAATTAGTTGATATCGAGTTCGTGAAAGAAGGACGCGACTGGTTCCTTCGTATTTATGTTGACACACCTGAAGGCGGCATTGATATTTTACAATGTGCACAAGTGAGTGAACGTTTAAGCGAGAAGTTGGATGAAAATGATCCAATCGAGCAAAACTATTACTTAGAGGTTTCTTCACCAGGAGCAGAACGTCCGTTAAAGAAACAGCAGGACTTTGAAAAAGCAATCGGCAAATATATTTATGTAAAAACTTATGAACCAGTTAAGGATTTAAAAGAATTCTATGGTTATTTACGCGCATATACAGATGAATTTTTAGAAATCGAATTCCGTATTAAAACACGTAAAGTTACAGTACAAATTGAAAAAGAAAAAATTGCGCAAGCGCGTCTTGCTATCGATTTTTCAGATAAGCAAATTTAG
- the nusA gene encoding transcription termination factor NusA, with translation MSSELLDALTALEEQKGISRDVLIEAIEAALVTAYKRNFNQAQNVRVDLNLATGSMVVYSRKDVVEEVEDDRLEIALEDAKFINAAYEIGDVVEEEVTPRNFGRIAAQTAKQVVTQRVREAERGLIYEEYVDREDDIVTGVIERQDARNIYVSIGKVEAALPVNEQIQGEVYKPTSRIRVYITKVERTTRGPQVIVSRTHPGLLRRLFEMEVPEIYDGTVEIKSIAREAGDRSKISVYAHNEEVDPVGSCVGAKGARVQTIVNELNGEKIDIVEWSEDPVVFVANALSPSKVLDVQVNEEEKSTTVVVPDYQLSLAIGKRGQNARLAAKLTGWKIDIKSETDARELGIYPSETSTFVPREDEEEVQFDLYGDDEE, from the coding sequence ATGAGTAGTGAATTACTAGATGCCCTAACTGCCCTTGAAGAGCAGAAAGGTATTTCAAGAGATGTATTAATTGAGGCGATTGAGGCGGCTTTAGTAACTGCGTACAAACGTAACTTCAACCAGGCGCAAAACGTTCGTGTGGATCTTAACTTAGCGACAGGTTCAATGGTTGTTTATTCTCGTAAAGACGTAGTAGAAGAAGTAGAAGACGATCGTCTGGAAATCGCATTGGAAGATGCGAAATTCATTAATGCAGCTTATGAAATTGGTGACGTCGTAGAAGAAGAGGTAACACCACGTAACTTCGGACGTATCGCGGCACAGACTGCTAAGCAAGTTGTGACACAACGTGTTCGTGAAGCGGAGCGCGGTTTAATCTATGAAGAGTATGTAGACCGTGAAGATGACATCGTAACAGGTGTAATCGAACGCCAGGATGCACGCAATATTTATGTGTCAATCGGTAAAGTGGAAGCGGCATTGCCTGTCAACGAACAAATTCAAGGTGAAGTATATAAGCCAACATCACGCATCCGTGTTTACATTACAAAAGTTGAGCGCACAACACGTGGTCCACAAGTAATCGTATCTCGTACACATCCTGGATTATTGCGCCGTCTGTTTGAGATGGAAGTTCCGGAAATTTATGATGGCACAGTTGAAATCAAATCAATCGCGCGTGAAGCGGGAGACCGTTCAAAAATTTCTGTATATGCACATAATGAAGAAGTAGATCCAGTAGGTTCATGCGTTGGAGCAAAAGGTGCCCGTGTGCAGACAATTGTAAACGAATTAAACGGTGAGAAAATCGATATCGTTGAATGGTCAGAAGATCCGGTTGTATTCGTTGCAAACGCACTAAGCCCTTCAAAAGTCCTTGACGTTCAGGTGAATGAAGAAGAAAAATCAACAACAGTTGTTGTACCGGATTATCAATTATCACTAGCGATTGGTAAGCGCGGACAAAACGCTCGTTTAGCAGCAAAATTAACGGGCTGGAAAATCGATATCAAGAGTGAAACAGATGCACGCGAATTAGGAATTTATCCTTCTGAAACGAGCACATTCGTTCCACGTGAAGATGAAGAAGAAGTACAATTTGATTTATATGGTGATGACGAAGAATAA
- the rnpM gene encoding RNase P modulator RnpM, translated as MVVNKKIPLRKCVATGEMLPKKSMIRVVRSKEGEVTVDITGKKSGRGAYVSKTEDAVELARKKNILDRQLDAKVPDDVYEELLTLIRRESIL; from the coding sequence ATGGTCGTTAATAAAAAAATTCCTTTACGCAAATGTGTCGCAACAGGCGAGATGCTTCCGAAAAAATCAATGATTCGCGTCGTTCGTTCTAAAGAGGGCGAAGTGACTGTTGATATAACAGGAAAAAAATCCGGTCGTGGAGCATATGTTTCTAAAACGGAAGATGCTGTTGAACTGGCGCGTAAAAAGAATATTTTAGATCGCCAGCTTGATGCAAAAGTGCCGGATGATGTGTATGAGGAGCTGCTAACGCTAATCCGCAGGGAGTCGATTTTATGA
- a CDS encoding YlxQ family RNA-binding protein: MTNPALLQLLGLAARARKTISGEELVVREIRSGKAKLVFLASDASANTSKKIQDKCTFYNVEYYVFGDRYDLGHATGKEARVAIAITDSGFAKKMSSLLNEN, encoded by the coding sequence ATGACAAACCCTGCCTTGCTGCAGCTATTAGGTTTAGCGGCACGTGCACGAAAAACAATATCCGGAGAAGAGCTTGTCGTAAGGGAAATTCGCAGCGGCAAAGCGAAACTTGTCTTTTTAGCTTCGGATGCTTCGGCCAATACGAGCAAAAAGATTCAGGATAAATGTACGTTTTATAATGTTGAGTATTATGTTTTCGGAGATCGATATGATCTTGGACATGCTACCGGGAAGGAAGCCCGTGTAGCGATTGCTATTACAGATAGCGGATTTGCTAAAAAAATGTCTAGTCTACTCAACGAAAATTAA
- the infB gene encoding translation initiation factor IF-2, with protein MSKVRVHEYAKKVNKTSKEVIEVLAKHNLPVKNHMAVIDEQAVSKLNSVFKQAVEPTKDSPAKTSAKAVNVTPKRGEQGQNKVQQGQKQDRPQSASNNQQPNKASNAQGQTKSQQGEKIRNDKGNQNRNMTQNNFNNRKGGTTQNTTSNNKGGNTPNKGGNTPNRGGNTPNKGGNTQNKGGYQQRRKPGINGGKRRTHRPAPQPMVQKELPEKITFYESLSVAELAKKLHREPSEIIKKLFMLGVMATINQELDKDAIELICADYGVEVEEEIRIDKTDLDTYFDDTIVEVDENALEERPPVVTIMGHVDHGKTSLLDSIRKTKVTAGEAGGITQHIGAYQVEVNGKKISFLDTPGHAAFTTMRARGASITDIAIIVVAADDGVMPQTVEAINHAKAAEVPIIVAINKMDKPSANPDRVQQELTEHGLVPEAWGGDTIFVPISALKGEGIDQLLEMILLVSEVGELKANPTRSAIGTVIEAQLDKGRGAVATLLVQDGTLRVGDPIVVGHAYGRVRAMVNDLGRRIKTAGPSMPVEITGLSEVPQAGDRFVVFEDEKTARQVGESRSMTAIQASRSEKQRVTLDNLFEQMSQGEMKELNLIVKADVQGTVEAMASSLMKIDVEGVNVKIIHTGAGAITESDISLAAASNAIVIGFNVRPDTNAKRAADEEGVDIRLHRIIYKVIEEIEHAMKGMLDPEFEEKIVGQAEVRQTIKVSKVGTIAGSYVIEGKIVRDAGVRVIRENVVVFEGELDSLKRFKDDAKEVAKGYECGITIKNYNDIKEGDIIEAFVMEEIVRK; from the coding sequence ATGAGCAAAGTAAGAGTTCATGAATACGCGAAAAAGGTAAATAAAACAAGTAAGGAAGTTATTGAGGTGCTAGCAAAACATAATCTGCCGGTGAAAAATCACATGGCGGTCATTGATGAGCAGGCGGTCTCAAAACTAAATTCTGTCTTTAAGCAAGCAGTGGAACCAACGAAAGATTCTCCTGCAAAGACATCTGCCAAAGCTGTAAATGTAACACCAAAACGCGGTGAACAAGGGCAGAATAAAGTGCAGCAAGGTCAAAAGCAGGATCGTCCACAATCTGCTTCAAATAACCAACAACCGAACAAAGCTTCAAACGCCCAAGGGCAAACAAAATCGCAACAAGGCGAAAAAATAAGAAATGATAAAGGTAACCAAAATCGAAATATGACTCAAAATAACTTTAACAACCGCAAAGGCGGCACAACACAAAACACTACTAGTAATAATAAAGGCGGGAATACGCCAAACAAAGGCGGTAACACGCCAAACAGAGGCGGAAATACGCCAAACAAGGGTGGCAACACTCAAAATAAAGGCGGCTATCAACAACGCAGAAAGCCAGGTATCAACGGTGGTAAACGTCGTACGCATCGCCCAGCACCACAACCAATGGTGCAAAAAGAATTACCGGAAAAAATTACTTTCTATGAAAGTTTATCAGTTGCAGAACTTGCAAAAAAATTACACCGTGAGCCATCGGAAATTATTAAAAAATTATTCATGCTTGGCGTAATGGCAACAATTAACCAAGAGCTGGATAAGGATGCAATCGAGTTAATCTGTGCAGACTACGGGGTAGAAGTAGAAGAAGAAATCCGTATCGACAAAACAGATTTAGATACGTACTTCGATGATACAATCGTGGAAGTTGACGAAAACGCATTAGAAGAGCGCCCACCAGTTGTAACAATTATGGGACACGTCGACCACGGTAAAACATCATTGCTTGACTCAATCCGTAAAACGAAAGTTACTGCGGGTGAAGCAGGCGGGATTACGCAGCATATCGGTGCATACCAGGTAGAAGTTAACGGGAAGAAAATTTCATTCCTTGATACTCCTGGACACGCGGCATTCACAACAATGCGTGCGCGTGGTGCATCAATTACAGATATCGCAATTATCGTAGTTGCAGCGGATGACGGCGTAATGCCTCAAACAGTTGAAGCGATCAACCACGCAAAAGCTGCAGAAGTACCAATTATCGTTGCAATCAACAAAATGGATAAACCATCTGCCAACCCGGACCGTGTACAACAAGAATTAACTGAGCACGGATTGGTTCCTGAAGCATGGGGCGGAGATACAATCTTCGTACCAATTTCAGCACTAAAAGGTGAAGGTATTGACCAGCTTCTGGAAATGATTTTATTAGTTTCTGAAGTAGGCGAATTAAAGGCGAACCCGACTCGTTCAGCAATCGGTACAGTAATTGAAGCACAGCTTGATAAAGGCCGTGGAGCAGTTGCAACACTTTTAGTTCAAGATGGTACATTACGTGTTGGTGATCCAATCGTAGTCGGTCATGCATATGGTCGTGTACGTGCAATGGTAAATGATCTTGGCCGTCGTATTAAAACAGCCGGCCCTTCTATGCCGGTTGAAATTACGGGCTTAAGCGAAGTACCACAAGCGGGTGACCGTTTCGTAGTATTCGAAGATGAAAAAACAGCTCGTCAAGTTGGTGAGTCTCGTTCAATGACGGCTATCCAAGCGTCACGTTCAGAAAAACAACGTGTAACACTTGATAACTTATTCGAACAAATGAGCCAAGGCGAAATGAAAGAGCTGAACTTAATCGTAAAAGCAGACGTACAAGGTACAGTGGAAGCAATGGCTTCTTCATTAATGAAAATTGATGTTGAAGGCGTTAACGTTAAAATCATCCACACTGGTGCGGGTGCGATTACAGAATCGGATATCTCTCTTGCTGCTGCATCAAATGCCATCGTTATCGGATTCAACGTACGTCCGGATACGAATGCAAAACGCGCTGCTGATGAAGAAGGCGTAGATATTCGTCTGCACCGTATCATCTATAAAGTAATTGAAGAAATCGAACACGCGATGAAAGGGATGCTTGATCCGGAGTTCGAAGAGAAAATCGTTGGTCAAGCGGAAGTTCGTCAAACAATTAAAGTATCTAAAGTGGGTACAATCGCAGGTTCATACGTTATCGAAGGTAAAATCGTCCGCGATGCCGGTGTACGTGTAATCCGTGAAAACGTTGTTGTTTTCGAAGGTGAACTGGATTCACTAAAACGCTTCAAAGATGATGCAAAAGAAGTTGCAAAAGGATATGAGTGTGGTATTACGATCAAAAACTACAACGACATTAAAGAAGGCGACATTATCGAAGCCTTCGTAATGGAAGAAATCGTTCGTAAATAA
- a CDS encoding DUF503 domain-containing protein encodes MIVYAEVEFMIQTAHSLKEKRAVLQRMVTRTKQKFNVSVAEIDHQDVWQRTKLALVSVASSKEAAERELMRAVHFLQSNPEWEQLDFYREYL; translated from the coding sequence ATGATTGTATACGCAGAAGTTGAATTCATGATTCAGACTGCCCACTCATTAAAAGAAAAGCGCGCCGTCCTTCAGCGGATGGTGACGCGTACGAAACAAAAATTCAATGTTTCCGTTGCTGAAATTGATCATCAGGATGTATGGCAGCGTACGAAGCTTGCACTTGTCTCAGTTGCTTCTTCCAAAGAAGCGGCTGAGCGCGAGCTGATGCGGGCCGTTCATTTCCTGCAGTCAAATCCAGAGTGGGAACAGCTTGATTTTTATCGGGAATATTTATAA
- the rbfA gene encoding 30S ribosome-binding factor RbfA → MSLRSNRVAEQMKKEITEIIARKIKDPRVGFVTVTDVAVTGDLQQATVYITSLGNDRERAETLQALEKASGFIRSEVGSRIRLRRTPELAFEFDTAIEYGNKIDALLRGLHEDK, encoded by the coding sequence ATGTCTCTACGTTCTAATCGAGTTGCTGAGCAAATGAAAAAAGAAATTACTGAAATCATTGCCCGCAAAATCAAAGATCCGCGTGTAGGCTTCGTTACGGTTACAGATGTAGCAGTAACAGGAGACTTACAGCAAGCAACTGTTTATATTACATCGTTAGGCAATGACCGCGAACGTGCGGAAACATTGCAGGCGCTGGAAAAAGCATCCGGTTTCATCCGTTCGGAAGTCGGTTCACGTATCCGCTTACGCCGTACGCCTGAACTGGCATTCGAATTCGATACAGCAATCGAATACGGAAACAAAATCGATGCATTACTACGCGGCCTACACGAAGATAAATAA
- the truB gene encoding tRNA pseudouridine(55) synthase TruB — protein sequence MNGILPLWKERGMTSHDCVFKLRKILKTKKVGHTGTLDPGVEGVLPICIGQATRIAEYLTDAGKTYEAVVSIGRTTTTEDAEGETVEQNTDFKSFTREDVLHALQTLTGEIEQTPPMFSAVKVNGKRLYEYARAGQTVERPTRKITIYELELLDDAQTFEGEEVTFSIRIKCSKGTYIRTLAVQIGEALGYPAHMHELVRTASGTFTKDNCFTLAEIAEMMEAGEQEKFLLPVEYALSDYPYVEITEDIEKQIFNGQVLPMHTLLTEHDKIVYGVEGRAFAVYIAHPTKIGQMKPDKMFPEIN from the coding sequence ATGAACGGTATTTTGCCATTATGGAAAGAGCGCGGTATGACAAGTCATGACTGTGTGTTTAAGTTACGGAAAATATTGAAGACGAAAAAAGTAGGCCATACCGGGACACTTGATCCGGGGGTGGAAGGCGTCCTGCCGATCTGTATCGGTCAGGCAACACGTATCGCCGAATATTTAACAGATGCCGGCAAAACGTACGAGGCCGTTGTATCGATCGGACGCACGACAACAACAGAAGATGCGGAAGGCGAAACAGTAGAGCAAAATACAGATTTCAAATCATTTACACGTGAAGATGTTTTACACGCACTTCAAACGCTGACTGGCGAAATCGAACAAACGCCCCCGATGTTTTCCGCTGTAAAAGTGAACGGCAAAAGGCTTTACGAGTATGCAAGAGCAGGTCAAACAGTCGAGCGTCCGACACGTAAAATCACAATTTACGAGCTGGAGTTACTGGATGATGCCCAAACATTTGAAGGGGAAGAAGTGACGTTCTCGATCCGCATCAAATGTTCGAAAGGTACGTATATTCGTACATTAGCCGTACAGATCGGTGAAGCATTAGGCTACCCTGCACATATGCATGAACTTGTACGAACAGCATCAGGCACATTCACAAAAGACAATTGCTTCACATTGGCCGAAATCGCTGAAATGATGGAAGCCGGGGAGCAGGAGAAGTTCCTGTTGCCGGTTGAATATGCACTATCTGACTACCCATACGTCGAGATCACGGAAGACATTGAAAAGCAAATTTTTAATGGGCAAGTTCTCCCGATGCATACTTTATTAACGGAACATGATAAAATTGTATATGGTGTAGAGGGACGAGCATTTGCGGTTTACATCGCCCATCCAACAAAAATTGGGCAAATGAAGCCGGATAAGATGTTTCCCGAAATTAATTAG